From the Pongo pygmaeus isolate AG05252 chromosome X, NHGRI_mPonPyg2-v2.0_pri, whole genome shotgun sequence genome, one window contains:
- the PPP4R3C gene encoding protein PPP4R3C codes for MADLRYSVKVYVLNEDEEWNSLGTGQVSSTYDEQFQGMSLLVRSDSDGSVILRSQIPPDRPYGKYQETLIVWYEAENQGLVLNFQDPAGCRDIWKEICQAQGKDPSIQTIEDISDEPEEDFNETSVISNTVVLPDCELNTLDQIANIVTSVLSSPTTDRERLAEILKNEAYIPKLLQLFHTCENLENTEGLYHLHEIIKGILSLNEACLFEIMFSDECIMDVVGCLEYDPALDQPKRHRDFLTNDAKFKEVIPITKSELRQKIHQTYRLQYIYDILSPVPSIFEDNFLSTLTTFICSNKAEIVSMLQKDHKFLYEAFAQLKDETTHDDRRCELLFFFKELCSFSQALQPQSKDALCETLTQLGILPVLKIVMIRDDLQVRSAAAVICAYLVEYSPSTIREFIISEAQVCKDSDLFINVIIKQMICDTDPELGGAVHLMVVLHTLLDPCNMLTTPERSERSEFLHFFYKHCMHKFTAPLLAATTEHNCEEDDIAGYDKSKNCPNDNQTAQLLALILELLTFCIQHHTYYIRNYILNKDLLRKALILMNSKHTHLILCVLRFMRRMIGLNDEACNNYIIQGNLFEPVVNALLDNGTRYNMLNSAILELFEYIRVENIKSLVSHIVEKFYNTLESIEYVQTFKRLKTKYERERDRQSQIQKNLPSVLRNIVVFRGTIEEMELQEEICFMEDAGEAVMPPLEDDDEFMETKRTQEGEAFMPPLEDDDEFMETKRTQEGEAVMPPLEDDDEFMETKRTQEGEAVMPPLEDDVEFMETKRTQEHEDKVDSPKRTSSGDFKFSSSYSACAAIGTGSPSGSSVVRLVDHPDDEEEKEEDKEDETPPKKKPHLSS; via the coding sequence ATGGCAGACCTGAGGTACAGTGTAAAAGTCTATGTCCTGAACGAAGACGAGGAATGGAACAGTCTAGGCACCGGTCAGGTCTCATCCACCTACGACGAGCAGTTCCAGGGCATGTCGCTGCTTGTTCGGTCAGATTCAGATGGGTCAGTCATCCTGCGGTCACAGATACCTCCAGACAGGCCCTATGGGAAATACCAAGAGACACTAATTGTTTGGTATGAAGCTGAGAACCAGGGTTTGGTGCTAAATTTCCAGGACCCAGCCGGCTGCCGggatatttggaaagaaattTGCCAAGCTCAAGGTAAGGATCCGTCTATCCAAACCATAGAGGACATTTCAGATGAACCAGAAGAAGACTTTAATGAAACGTCAGTAATTAGTAATACGGTTGTGCTGCCTGACTGTGAACTCAATACACTTGATCAAATTGCTAACATAGTTACCTCGGTTCTCTCCTCACCTACTACGGATAGGGAAAGACTGGCTGAGATCTTGAAAAATGAGGCTTATATTCCAAAACTACTGCAACTGTTCCACACTTGTGAAAACCTAGAGAATACTGAAGGTTTATACCATTTGCATGAAATTATTAAGGGAATTTTATCCCTCAACGAGGCATGTCTGTTTGAGATAATGTTTTCTGACGAGTGTATCATGGATGTGGTGGGATGCCTTGAGTATGACCCTGCTTTGGATCAGCCAAAAAGGCATAGGGACTTCTTGACCAACGATGCAAAGTTCAAGGAAGTTATACCAATAACTAAGTCTGAACTTAGGCAAAAAATACATCAGACATACAGATTACAATACATTTATGACATTCTTTCACCTGTGCCTTCcatatttgaagataattttctttctacGCTTACAACTTTTATTTGCTCCAACAAGGCTGAGATAGTAAGCATGCTGCAGAAAGATCACAAATTTTTGTATGAAGCTTTTGCACAGTTAAAGGATGAGACTACACATGATGATAGACGGTGTgaattgctattttttttcaagGAGTTATGTTCATTTTCTCAGGCATTACAGCCTCAAAGCAAGGATGCACTATGTGAAACGTTGACACAGTTGGGAATTCTTCCTGTTCTTAAAATCGTAATGATCAGGGATGATTTGCAAGTAAGGTCAGCTGCTGCAGTTATATGTGCTTATCTAGTGGAGTACAGTCCATCCACGATCCGAGAATTTATAATTTCAGAAGCTCAGGTGTGCAAAGATAGTGACCTTTTCATTAATGTAATAATTAAACAAATGATCTGTGATACTGATCCTGAGTTAGGAGGTGCTGTTCATTTGATGGTAGTTCTCCATACTCTACTTGATCCATGCAACATGCTGACAACACCTGAGAGAAGTGAAAGAAGTGAATTTCTACATTTCTTCTACAAACATTGCATGCATAAATTTACAGCACCACTTTTGGCTGCCACCACAGAACACAACTGTGAGGAGGATGATATAGCTGGatatgacaaaagcaaaaattgcccCAATGATAATCAAACAGCACAACTGCTTGCTTTGATATTAGAGCTACTTACATTTTGTATACAACATCATACATACTACATAAGAAACTATATCTTGAACAAAGACTTGCTAAGAAAGGCCTTGATATTGATGAATTCAAAGCATACTCACCTGATTTTGTGTGTTCTTCGCTTTATGAGAAGGATGATTGGCCTTAATGATGAAGCTTGTAATAATTACATCATTCAAGGAAATCTTTTTGAGCCAGTTGTAAATGCTCTTCTAGATAATGGAACTCGGTACAATATGTTGAATTCAGCTATTCTTGAGCTATTTGAATACATAAGAGTGGAAAATATCAAGTCTCTTGTTTCACATATAGTTGAAAAGTTTTATAACACACTTGAATCGATTGAATATGTTCAGACATTCAAAAGATTGAAGACTaaatatgaaagagagagagacagacaaagtcAAATACAAAAGAATTTACCTTCTGTACTGCGAAATATAGTAGTTTTCAGAGGTACGATAGAAGAAATGGAGCTGCAAGAAGAAATATGTTTTATGGAAGATGCAGGAGAAGCAGTTATGCCACCACTGGAAGATGACGATGAATTTATGGAGACCAAAAGAACCCAAGAAGGAGAAGCATTTATGCCACCACTGGAAGATGACGATGAATTTATGGAGACCAAAAGAACCCAAGAAGGAGAAGCAGTTATGCCACCACTGGAAGATGACGATGAATTTATGGAGACCAAAAGAACCCAAGAAGGAGAAGCAGTTATGCCACCACTGGAAGATGATGTTGAATTTATGGAGACTAAAAGAACCCAAGAACATGAAGACAAGGTAGACTCTCCCAAAAGAACATCTTCTGGTGACTTCAAATTCTCTTCATCTTATTCTGCTTGTGCTGCTATTGGAACAGGCAGCCCAAGTGGTAGCAGTGTGGTTCGTTTAGTGGATCATCCagatgatgaagaagaaaaagaagaagataaagaAGATGAAACACCCCCCAAGAAGAAACCTCATCTTAGCTCCTAA